A single genomic interval of Thermodesulfobacteriota bacterium harbors:
- a CDS encoding sugar phosphate nucleotidyltransferase yields MKAMILAAGFGTRLKPLTLLKPKPLFPVLNKPLLAIIIEQLRRAGVTEIAVNTHHLGDQIAAFLEKYNLSGITAHVLHENVIMGTGGGIRNAKRFLDDAPFLVINGDIFTTIDLRAVYSFHIASGNTATMSLHHYPKYNSVLVDDRDYIKGFSSRPDGRMAFTGIHVINPDVLSLIPEGVYYDILDAYRALISKGAKLGAFRVSGHYWTDIGTTEAYLSLHGDLLSGRVKGIDDLLPCDSPFCLGEDVSIAEGVEFTDWVSLGDRVSVEPYTHLTQSVVWEGAQIKANSRIVNTVVHGVFPQD; encoded by the coding sequence ATGAAGGCCATGATTCTGGCAGCCGGGTTTGGTACACGCTTAAAGCCGCTCACTCTCCTTAAGCCCAAGCCCCTTTTCCCGGTCCTCAATAAACCTCTTCTGGCAATAATAATTGAGCAGCTCCGGCGTGCCGGGGTGACTGAGATAGCGGTCAATACCCATCACCTGGGCGATCAGATTGCGGCATTCCTTGAAAAATATAATCTCTCGGGAATTACTGCCCACGTCCTTCACGAGAATGTTATCATGGGTACAGGCGGCGGAATCAGAAATGCCAAACGTTTTTTAGATGACGCACCCTTCCTGGTAATCAATGGGGATATATTTACTACCATAGACTTAAGGGCGGTCTATAGTTTCCATATCGCTTCAGGCAATACGGCGACCATGTCGCTCCACCACTACCCGAAATACAACAGTGTCCTGGTTGACGACCGGGATTATATAAAGGGCTTTAGCTCTCGTCCGGACGGCCGGATGGCCTTTACCGGCATCCATGTGATAAATCCGGATGTCCTTTCTCTTATCCCCGAAGGGGTCTATTATGATATACTGGATGCCTATCGCGCCCTTATCTCAAAGGGCGCAAAGCTGGGCGCCTTCAGGGTTAGCGGCCACTATTGGACGGACATCGGGACGACAGAGGCCTATCTGTCGCTCCATGGCGATTTATTAAGCGGCCGGGTGAAAGGGATAGATGACCTTCTGCCGTGTGACTCTCCCTTTTGTCTGGGGGAGGATGTCTCCATAGCCGAAGGCGTGGAGTTTACAGATTGGGTCTCCCTGGGCGACCGGGTCTCTGTGGAGCCTTATACACACCTGACGCAGTCCGTAGTCTGGGAGGGGGCCCAAATAAAGGCCAACAGCCGGATCGTCAATACCGTGGTACACGGCGTCTTTCCACAGGATTAA
- the tatA gene encoding twin-arginine translocase TatA/TatE family subunit, whose translation MFGLGMPELLIILVIVVIIFGASKLPQIGSGIGKGIRNFRKNIRGEEETPSDQSKIEGKNKPGSDD comes from the coding sequence ATGTTCGGGTTAGGGATGCCGGAGCTTTTGATTATTCTGGTTATTGTTGTGATTATCTTCGGCGCGAGTAAATTGCCGCAGATAGGGAGTGGTATCGGTAAGGGCATACGAAACTTTCGCAAGAATATCCGGGGGGAGGAAGAGACCCCGTCCGACCAGTCTAAAATAGAGGGAAAAAACAAGCCCGGTTCCGATGATTAG
- a CDS encoding PEP-CTERM sorting domain-containing protein codes for MKKIILLIAFGVMLVFVSVALAAPVTDTIQAPTGYFVPTDAQKYDDPYYRWYGEDWGWTHNAIGGTITSASLNISAFDVDYDYGERDEIFVWDSDLSSWSSLGYLTGVNDTWSYATFTLGSDFFDEIAAGLQVSMVIDTTAAGWAVTLAKSVLSVDGGVLPDPNPNPVPEPCTMILFGTGIAGAAGFLRKRSKKS; via the coding sequence ATGAAAAAGATAATATTATTAATCGCTTTTGGAGTAATGTTGGTATTTGTAAGTGTCGCCCTCGCAGCTCCTGTCACAGATACTATCCAGGCTCCTACTGGATATTTTGTGCCTACAGATGCGCAAAAGTATGATGATCCGTATTATCGCTGGTATGGCGAGGATTGGGGCTGGACACACAACGCCATTGGCGGGACCATTACATCTGCATCTTTGAATATCAGTGCATTTGATGTGGATTATGACTATGGTGAGCGGGATGAGATTTTCGTTTGGGACAGTGATTTATCGTCTTGGTCCTCGCTAGGGTATTTGACTGGTGTAAACGATACCTGGTCTTATGCGACATTTACCTTGGGATCGGATTTTTTCGATGAGATTGCCGCTGGTCTTCAAGTTTCTATGGTAATAGATACCACTGCTGCTGGGTGGGCGGTTACGCTTGCCAAATCAGTTCTTTCAGTCGATGGCGGTGTGTTACCTGATCCTAATCCCAATCCTGTCCCCGAACCCTGTACCATGATTCTTTTCGGTACCGGTATAGCGGGAGCTGCAGGCTTCTTGAGAAAGAGGAGTAAGAAAAGCTAG
- a CDS encoding phosphotransferase, protein MLQDIIKPYLSLITNEGVAPDLIMLTGDGSNRPFYRISGSKGSLIVVLPESKDPLHLKESEAYHYIGRHLAAKGIPTPVIYGYDRTTGAIIMEDLGDAHLERAVREENNTGATERWYLEAVDILVNMQVRGAEGFDTRYCFDTPVYDRRLMLERESGYFLQAFLQGYLGLEITRDELAPDFERLADLAGEQHPTLFLHRDFQSRNLMVYKGRLRLIDFQGGRLGPPAYDLASLLFDPYVDLPDDMRESLFETYLRRMKIQQRINEEDFRHHFWYIALQRALQVLGAFGFLTRVKKKSFFEPYIPVAVKNLKNILDREIFVSFQKLRQVVNHI, encoded by the coding sequence GTGTTACAGGATATTATAAAACCTTATCTTTCTCTGATTACGAACGAAGGGGTAGCGCCGGACCTTATAATGCTCACCGGCGACGGTTCTAACCGCCCTTTTTATCGTATCTCCGGGTCTAAAGGATCGCTCATAGTTGTCCTGCCTGAGAGTAAAGACCCCCTGCACCTTAAGGAAAGCGAGGCCTATCATTACATAGGCCGGCATCTGGCCGCAAAGGGTATCCCCACACCGGTTATCTACGGTTATGACCGGACCACCGGGGCCATCATCATGGAAGACCTGGGGGATGCGCATCTTGAGCGAGCCGTCAGGGAAGAAAACAATACCGGAGCGACGGAAAGGTGGTATCTGGAGGCCGTGGATATCCTGGTGAACATGCAAGTAAGAGGGGCCGAGGGGTTTGATACCCGGTATTGTTTTGATACGCCTGTTTATGACCGAAGGCTTATGTTGGAACGGGAGTCCGGCTATTTCCTGCAGGCCTTCTTACAGGGCTACCTGGGGCTGGAGATCACACGGGATGAACTGGCCCCGGATTTTGAAAGGCTGGCTGACCTGGCCGGTGAACAACACCCTACCCTCTTTCTCCATCGTGATTTCCAGTCAAGGAATCTCATGGTCTATAAGGGGCGGCTGCGGTTAATAGACTTTCAGGGCGGACGCCTCGGCCCCCCGGCCTATGACCTGGCCTCTCTTCTCTTTGATCCCTACGTTGACCTGCCGGATGATATGAGAGAGTCATTGTTTGAGACCTATCTTCGCAGGATGAAAATCCAGCAGCGGATTAATGAAGAAGACTTCCGGCATCATTTCTGGTATATAGCCCTGCAACGGGCCCTGCAGGTGCTGGGGGCCTTTGGTTTCCTGACCCGGGTAAAGAAAAAATCCTTTTTCGAGCCGTATATCCCGGTGGCGGTAAAGAACTTGAAAAATATCCTGGACCGGGAGATATTTGTTTCTTTCCAGAAACTACGCCAGGTAGTAAATCATATCTAA
- a CDS encoding twin-arginine translocase TatA/TatE family subunit: MFGLGTQELIIILIVAFFIFGAKRLPEIGRDLGKGIRSFKKGLNDIEEDSKGLLSEQTDNKTKQDTTAVRDQNPLERAVGDLPGVKEAREVKESIDKLKA; the protein is encoded by the coding sequence ATGTTTGGCTTAGGGACGCAAGAGCTTATAATTATTTTGATCGTCGCTTTTTTTATCTTCGGGGCCAAAAGACTTCCGGAAATTGGCCGGGACCTGGGGAAAGGGATTCGTTCCTTTAAAAAAGGCCTGAATGATATCGAAGAAGATAGCAAAGGGCTTCTCTCTGAACAGACAGATAATAAGACAAAACAAGATACAACTGCGGTGAGGGACCAGAATCCCCTGGAAAGGGCCGTGGGCGATCTCCCCGGAGTGAAGGAAGCACGTGAAGTAAAGGAGAGTATTGACAAATTAAAGGCTTAA
- the der gene encoding ribosome biogenesis GTPase Der, with translation MPFLVAIVGRPNTGKSTFFNRLTHSRRAIVDSTPGVTRDRNYGEVTWEGKQFVLVDTGGFEPAGDDKLVSRMQEQTTMAMEEADAIIFLMDGREELTATDYEAVDRLRKIEKPVFYVANKIDSLEKEDLLLDFYQLGVDHIYGVSAEHGYGIRDFLDELVAHIPTESAADAGPEVIRMAILGRPNVGKSSLVNRLLGEERMLVTEVAGTTRDSVDTILERGGTKYRLIDTAGIRKKGRISHRLEKYSILKALKSLAECDVAIVLVDAVEGITEQDTHILGYVSDNHKGCIIAINKWDLVKDDEKRKKKLMEDITVAVPFTAYAPVLKISALSGYRVNSILKSVDKVYEQYTARISTGKVNQALKEILAHHEPPLRNGRRVKLYYMTQTGIKPPTFVVFSNYPESIHFSYERYLINQLREKFAFDRCPLRLILRRREKSERPGGKKKT, from the coding sequence ATGCCTTTTCTAGTGGCTATTGTAGGCCGGCCAAATACCGGTAAATCAACCTTTTTTAACCGCCTGACGCACAGCCGGAGGGCTATCGTTGACTCCACACCGGGGGTGACGAGAGATCGGAATTACGGTGAGGTTACCTGGGAAGGAAAACAGTTTGTCCTGGTTGACACGGGCGGATTCGAACCGGCCGGAGATGATAAACTGGTCTCAAGGATGCAGGAGCAGACCACCATGGCCATGGAAGAGGCCGATGCCATTATCTTTCTCATGGACGGACGGGAGGAACTTACGGCTACCGATTATGAAGCCGTCGATCGCCTGCGGAAGATAGAAAAGCCGGTGTTCTACGTGGCAAACAAGATAGACAGTCTGGAAAAGGAGGACCTCCTCTTAGATTTTTACCAGCTCGGCGTGGATCACATTTATGGGGTTTCGGCTGAACATGGTTATGGCATCAGGGATTTTTTGGATGAGCTTGTTGCTCACATTCCTACGGAGAGCGCTGCAGATGCCGGGCCGGAAGTTATACGGATGGCCATACTGGGGCGGCCGAACGTGGGCAAATCTTCGCTGGTTAACAGGTTGCTGGGCGAAGAAAGGATGCTGGTGACCGAGGTGGCCGGTACCACGCGTGATTCCGTGGACACTATCCTGGAAAGGGGTGGGACAAAATACCGACTGATCGATACCGCCGGAATAAGGAAGAAGGGGCGTATCAGCCATCGTTTGGAAAAGTACAGCATTCTAAAGGCATTAAAGAGCCTGGCGGAGTGCGACGTGGCCATTGTGCTTGTTGACGCCGTAGAAGGGATTACCGAGCAGGATACCCACATCCTTGGCTATGTCTCGGATAATCACAAGGGCTGTATTATAGCAATTAATAAGTGGGATCTGGTGAAGGATGATGAGAAGCGTAAGAAAAAGCTCATGGAGGATATTACTGTGGCCGTGCCTTTTACGGCCTATGCCCCGGTGTTGAAAATCTCTGCCCTGAGCGGTTATCGGGTTAACAGCATACTAAAGTCTGTGGACAAGGTATATGAACAATACACTGCCCGCATCTCCACCGGTAAGGTTAACCAGGCCCTCAAGGAAATCCTCGCTCATCACGAACCGCCTCTCCGAAACGGGCGCCGCGTCAAGTTATACTATATGACCCAGACCGGGATAAAGCCGCCTACCTTTGTGGTCTTCAGCAATTACCCGGAGTCCATCCATTTTTCCTACGAACGCTACCTTATCAATCAACTACGCGAGAAGTTCGCCTTTGACCGGTGTCCGCTCCGGCTTATCCTACGGCGCCGCGAAAAAAGCGAACGTCCCGGGGGCAAAAAGAAGACATAG
- a CDS encoding PAS domain-containing sensor histidine kinase → MLNGSLAEIRKKSWINNKEFIDDLYTPEINPEIDFNNFRPASALGADTYEVLFAHIPEQVVVLDRKGNIVEVSPSVCIELGYSQDEILGMRYRDIAASGVAKTPARLFTKDINDQPVTFKTAYVCKNGAAKPVEVSCRAIYCHSKKFFLTVARGITEQQKKEPGVEKAYAEIQTLEQMRNQYLAGIVHDLKTPLTAVKGFVDMMLSEKAGPLTAKQDKFLRSCSMAISREAELVECLENYSRAKAGKPVINKGEVDISDVLRKSLAWLEPLAELKNIIMETEIEHGPMIIQGDAHQLSRVFNNLFSNAVKYNQLGGSVKIEARAYGLEKVCISVKDTGIGIPSEEQGKVFERYYRAKSSHSTKAPGMGIGLAVVREIIQLHGGEIFVDSEPGRGSTFYAIFKLLPPPQ, encoded by the coding sequence ATGCTGAACGGATCGCTTGCCGAAATAAGAAAAAAATCCTGGATTAATAATAAAGAGTTCATAGATGATCTTTATACACCAGAGATCAATCCAGAAATCGATTTTAATAACTTCAGACCTGCATCTGCTCTGGGGGCTGATACATACGAGGTCTTATTCGCACATATCCCCGAGCAGGTCGTCGTGTTAGATCGCAAAGGTAATATCGTCGAAGTCAGCCCTTCTGTGTGCATAGAGCTTGGCTACTCACAGGATGAGATACTAGGTATGCGGTATCGTGATATTGCTGCTTCAGGAGTAGCAAAAACACCTGCCCGCCTTTTTACGAAGGATATAAATGACCAGCCGGTTACCTTTAAAACAGCTTATGTCTGTAAAAATGGCGCGGCAAAACCTGTAGAGGTAAGTTGCCGTGCCATATACTGCCATTCAAAGAAATTCTTCCTGACAGTTGCCAGGGGCATTACAGAGCAACAGAAAAAAGAGCCCGGGGTTGAAAAGGCCTATGCAGAAATTCAAACTCTCGAGCAAATGAGGAATCAATACCTGGCCGGCATCGTTCATGATTTGAAGACACCCTTGACGGCGGTCAAAGGCTTTGTCGATATGATGTTGAGTGAGAAAGCAGGTCCGCTTACGGCCAAGCAGGACAAATTCCTGCGGAGTTGTTCCATGGCCATTAGTCGTGAGGCTGAGCTGGTAGAATGCCTTGAGAATTATTCCCGGGCAAAGGCTGGAAAGCCGGTTATAAATAAAGGAGAGGTGGATATCAGCGATGTTTTAAGGAAGAGCCTGGCCTGGCTGGAACCCCTCGCCGAACTCAAGAATATAATTATGGAAACAGAGATAGAACACGGCCCCATGATTATACAGGGCGACGCACATCAGTTGAGCAGGGTGTTTAATAACCTTTTTTCCAATGCCGTAAAGTACAACCAGCTTGGAGGCAGCGTTAAAATTGAGGCCAGGGCCTATGGTCTGGAAAAGGTGTGTATTTCAGTTAAAGATACGGGTATTGGCATCCCGTCTGAAGAACAGGGAAAGGTCTTTGAGCGATATTACCGGGCCAAATCTTCGCATTCAACTAAGGCCCCGGGAATGGGAATCGGACTCGCGGTAGTCAGGGAAATCATCCAGCTCCACGGAGGTGAAATTTTCGTAGATAGTGAACCAGGCCGTGGATCCACCTTCTATGCTATTTTCAAGCTCCTGCCACCCCCACAATAG
- a CDS encoding choice-of-anchor L domain-containing protein — MKKLLMFLCVVSLVALWAPAFALTVTPLDSATNLAQSLVGPGVTISNVTYTGANAASGYFTGGLAAGIGIQSGIVLTSGYASHLDGTSNTSDSITGANGLAGSSMLNALIPGYTTYDATTLEFDFVSAGNSAYFNYVFGSDEYNEYVNTSYNDVFGFFFNGTAVSDNVALIPGTSTAVAINNVNNGSNSLYYNDNDPGDLSPIPFAFEYDGFTDVFTASILGLTAGNTYHLTLAIADAGDSVLDSGVFLQAKSFSQDPVNPDVPEPATMVLLGSGLVGLAGFGRKKLSKKV; from the coding sequence ATGAAAAAGCTCTTGATGTTTTTGTGCGTCGTGTCCCTCGTAGCGCTTTGGGCTCCGGCATTTGCTTTGACGGTAACGCCGCTGGACAGCGCCACTAATTTAGCCCAAAGTCTTGTGGGGCCGGGGGTCACAATATCGAATGTTACTTATACGGGAGCAAACGCTGCATCGGGATATTTTACGGGTGGCCTTGCCGCTGGAATCGGCATTCAAAGCGGTATTGTCTTGACCTCTGGGTACGCTTCCCACCTGGATGGCACATCTAATACTTCAGACAGCATAACAGGTGCTAATGGTTTAGCGGGTTCCAGCATGCTCAATGCTTTGATCCCTGGTTATACCACATATGATGCCACCACTCTGGAGTTTGACTTCGTGAGCGCCGGGAACTCAGCTTATTTCAACTATGTCTTTGGTTCTGACGAGTATAATGAGTACGTTAATACAAGTTATAATGACGTGTTTGGCTTCTTTTTTAATGGAACGGCAGTTTCAGATAACGTGGCGCTCATTCCAGGGACATCGACAGCAGTTGCCATCAACAATGTAAACAACGGATCCAACTCTCTCTATTATAACGATAATGATCCTGGTGACCTATCTCCGATTCCATTTGCTTTTGAATATGACGGGTTTACCGACGTGTTTACAGCCAGCATACTAGGGCTGACTGCTGGGAATACATATCATCTGACATTGGCCATAGCAGATGCCGGTGATAGCGTTTTGGATTCCGGAGTTTTTTTACAGGCAAAAAGTTTTTCTCAAGATCCTGTGAACCCAGATGTTCCAGAGCCCGCGACCATGGTGTTGCTTGGTTCCGGTCTGGTTGGTCTGGCCGGGTTTGGACGGAAGAAGCTTTCCAAAAAAGTCTAA
- a CDS encoding DUF933 domain-containing protein, with protein MKLAIIGLPGSGKTTLFNALTRGHAAISAGGRSREANIGVVKVPDGRVDLLSTMYEPQKTIYANVEYADVGGLDSSGEKDNPLDEKLWTLVRPADAIVLVARNFETGGIAPAARSDIGKVESELILADLIVVEKRLARIEEDKKRGRKIDEEEHNLLSMCLTALEEEKPLRSLSEAVSSPLLKGFAFLSAKPILWIINNGEKYTKVEGYEAPPNTMVAEVCGQLEMELAQLSPEESEVFRGGLEVDAEPALQRIIRYSYALLGLISFFTVGKDEVRAWTITKGTPARKAAGVIHSDIEKGFIRAEVLAYDDLVEHGSYAQAQKKGLARLEGRDYIVQDGDIINFRFNV; from the coding sequence ATGAAACTGGCTATAATTGGCCTACCCGGTTCCGGTAAAACCACACTCTTTAATGCCCTGACCAGGGGACACGCGGCGATATCTGCGGGAGGACGATCCAGGGAAGCTAATATTGGTGTGGTAAAGGTGCCGGATGGCCGTGTGGACCTGCTTTCCACTATGTATGAGCCTCAAAAGACTATCTATGCCAACGTTGAGTATGCGGATGTAGGCGGCCTTGATAGCTCCGGCGAAAAAGACAACCCCCTTGACGAAAAACTGTGGACTCTTGTGCGGCCGGCAGATGCCATCGTGCTTGTAGCCCGTAACTTTGAGACAGGCGGTATTGCGCCTGCGGCCCGGTCTGATATAGGGAAGGTAGAATCCGAACTTATACTGGCTGACCTTATCGTGGTAGAAAAGAGGCTTGCCAGGATAGAAGAAGATAAAAAAAGGGGACGGAAGATAGACGAAGAAGAGCATAATCTACTTTCCATGTGTCTTACTGCACTGGAAGAGGAAAAACCTCTGCGCTCCCTCAGTGAGGCAGTGTCTTCACCCCTCCTCAAAGGATTTGCCTTCCTTTCGGCAAAACCAATCTTGTGGATTATCAATAACGGGGAGAAATATACAAAGGTGGAGGGTTACGAAGCGCCGCCCAACACCATGGTCGCCGAGGTCTGCGGCCAGCTCGAGATGGAGCTTGCGCAGTTAAGCCCGGAGGAGTCCGAAGTTTTCCGCGGCGGTCTGGAGGTGGATGCCGAACCGGCCTTGCAAAGAATTATACGTTACTCCTATGCCCTTTTGGGACTTATTTCTTTCTTTACCGTAGGAAAGGATGAGGTGCGCGCCTGGACAATTACGAAAGGCACGCCTGCCCGGAAGGCGGCGGGCGTGATACATTCCGATATAGAGAAGGGATTTATCCGGGCCGAGGTCCTGGCGTATGATGATCTTGTAGAACACGGTTCCTATGCCCAGGCCCAAAAGAAGGGACTGGCTCGACTGGAGGGCCGTGACTACATCGTCCAGGATGGCGACATAATAAACTTCCGGTTTAATGTATAG
- a CDS encoding PEP-CTERM sorting domain-containing protein (PEP-CTERM proteins occur, often in large numbers, in the proteomes of bacteria that also encode an exosortase, a predicted intramembrane cysteine proteinase. The presence of a PEP-CTERM domain at a protein's C-terminus predicts cleavage within the sorting domain, followed by covalent anchoring to some some component of the (usually Gram-negative) cell surface. Many PEP-CTERM proteins exhibit an unusual sequence composition that includes large numbers of potential glycosylation sites. Expression of one such protein has been shown restore the ability of a bacterium to form floc, a type of biofilm.), whose amino-acid sequence MKKFLMFLCAVLLTFAVVGGAWASTVNVWGERFDLNIVNNFYAGLTGHTSSIIYGTLDTNDLSGVDLLWAVQPSDSYTAAELSTMATFLSGGGRIAFMGEHGGYAPNENDRISAALSYLGSGMSIINLWPDGGFHNATVGNGQILPHTLTAGVNTYNYACFAPLAMGGASQVLMLGTNLSDVMMGYENIGLGSIFLITDQNVWDNVYSSSNDNNIMFENLLLAKTGAEPIPEPCTMILFGTGIVGAAGILKKRIKKS is encoded by the coding sequence ATGAAAAAGTTCTTAATGTTTTTGTGTGCGGTATTATTAACCTTTGCTGTTGTGGGAGGAGCATGGGCTAGTACAGTCAATGTTTGGGGTGAAAGGTTCGATCTTAACATCGTAAACAATTTTTATGCTGGGCTGACAGGCCATACTTCATCTATCATTTATGGCACACTTGACACCAACGACCTGTCAGGTGTGGATCTTCTCTGGGCGGTTCAGCCATCAGATTCTTACACCGCTGCAGAACTCAGCACGATGGCTACATTCCTGAGCGGTGGCGGACGGATCGCCTTTATGGGCGAACATGGAGGCTATGCCCCTAACGAGAACGATCGCATTAGTGCTGCGCTTAGTTACCTCGGTAGCGGTATGTCTATCATCAACCTTTGGCCTGATGGGGGTTTCCATAATGCCACTGTTGGTAATGGCCAAATCCTGCCACATACTCTTACTGCTGGGGTAAACACGTACAATTATGCCTGCTTCGCGCCCCTGGCCATGGGGGGTGCTTCACAGGTCTTAATGCTGGGAACGAACTTGAGCGACGTGATGATGGGGTATGAGAATATTGGCCTGGGCAGCATTTTCTTAATCACTGACCAGAATGTTTGGGATAATGTTTATTCTTCCTCGAACGATAACAACATCATGTTTGAGAATCTACTGTTAGCTAAGACAGGCGCCGAGCCTATCCCCGAACCCTGTACCATGATTCTCTTCGGTACCGGTATAGTGGGAGCCGCAGGTATTTTGAAGAAGAGGATTAAGAAAAGCTAA
- a CDS encoding DNA polymerase IV has product MSRTILHMDMDAFFAAVEQADNPALKGKPVIVGGAKRGVVSTASYEARKYGVRSAMPIFEAKRRCPQGIFLPVRMERYQEVSQKMMAVLEAVSPLVEQVSIDEAFVDLTGTERLHGDCIRVARKIKERIWAETSLTCSIGIAPNKFLAKIASDLQKPDGLTIVPEEVQSFLKDLPGGKLPGVGPKSEETLRGLGIRIVSDILSVPPGVLERKFGKYGLRLVELAQGIDDSPVIPSSPAKSMGSEDTLPEDTTDINTLKKQLLSQAEEAGERLRRHGLKGRTITLKLKHSDFTLVTRSHSLKEATCATKILYDTAVMLLERYNLKMSVRLIGLAVSNFGGGQQYSLLPGLEKEMEKLERVDHAIDRIREKLGPGMIKRGLLHQQCK; this is encoded by the coding sequence ATGTCACGCACTATCCTGCACATGGATATGGACGCCTTTTTTGCCGCGGTAGAGCAGGCCGATAATCCCGCGCTTAAGGGCAAACCGGTCATCGTGGGCGGCGCAAAACGAGGCGTCGTCTCTACCGCCTCTTACGAGGCCCGGAAATACGGTGTGCGGTCGGCCATGCCCATCTTCGAGGCCAAAAGGCGCTGCCCGCAGGGTATCTTTCTACCGGTCAGGATGGAAAGGTATCAGGAGGTATCACAAAAGATGATGGCCGTGCTGGAGGCCGTATCGCCGCTTGTCGAGCAGGTATCCATAGACGAGGCCTTTGTCGATCTCACCGGCACGGAAAGGCTGCACGGTGACTGTATCCGGGTAGCCCGTAAGATCAAAGAAAGAATATGGGCAGAGACCTCTCTGACCTGTTCTATTGGCATTGCCCCCAATAAGTTTCTGGCCAAGATAGCCTCTGACCTGCAAAAGCCTGACGGGCTGACGATCGTACCGGAAGAAGTGCAGAGTTTTTTGAAAGACCTGCCGGGCGGTAAACTGCCCGGTGTCGGCCCCAAATCTGAAGAGACGCTCCGAGGGCTGGGAATCCGCATCGTTTCTGATATTCTGAGCGTCCCGCCCGGGGTATTGGAAAGAAAATTCGGCAAGTATGGCCTGCGCCTGGTGGAATTGGCCCAGGGGATCGACGATTCACCGGTTATCCCTTCCAGCCCGGCCAAATCCATGGGCAGCGAAGATACCCTCCCCGAGGACACAACCGATATTAATACCCTTAAGAAGCAGCTCCTGTCACAGGCAGAAGAGGCAGGGGAACGGCTGCGCAGGCATGGTTTAAAAGGGCGGACCATAACCTTAAAGCTGAAACACAGCGACTTTACCCTGGTAACCAGAAGCCACAGCCTTAAAGAGGCCACGTGTGCGACTAAAATCCTCTATGACACCGCCGTTATGCTTCTGGAACGGTATAATCTGAAGATGTCCGTGCGTTTGATCGGACTCGCCGTTTCCAATTTTGGCGGGGGGCAGCAATATTCTCTCCTCCCCGGCCTGGAAAAAGAGATGGAAAAACTGGAACGGGTCGATCATGCCATTGACCGTATCCGGGAAAAACTTGGGCCAGGGATGATAAAACGGGGGCTACTTCACCAGCAGTGTAAATAG
- a CDS encoding SEC59/DGK1/VTE5 family protein, whose protein sequence is MQSGQSPIATVEYWRKAFHLCGLCIPLAYMYLPENIFLYLFFPMAAAFIIIDVARLRIKWLGRIYLRVAKNLLRDREYSRPAASLYYLAGSGLTIILFPKQIAIAALAVQTLSDAAAALAGQRLGRHRIGNKTVEGSAAFLISAWIILAVYFGREPLKHFIPALAGTLAELFPSPIDDNLTVPLAIGLSYVILF, encoded by the coding sequence ATGCAAAGCGGGCAATCTCCGATAGCAACGGTCGAATACTGGAGGAAGGCCTTTCATCTTTGCGGCCTGTGCATCCCATTGGCCTACATGTATCTTCCGGAAAATATCTTTTTGTACCTCTTTTTTCCGATGGCAGCCGCCTTCATAATCATTGACGTGGCCAGGCTCAGAATAAAATGGCTGGGAAGGATATACCTGCGGGTCGCCAAAAATCTATTACGCGACAGGGAATATAGCAGACCTGCGGCCAGTCTCTACTATCTCGCTGGTTCCGGCCTGACTATCATCCTTTTTCCAAAACAGATCGCTATTGCGGCGCTGGCAGTGCAAACCTTGTCGGATGCCGCGGCCGCCCTAGCCGGTCAGCGTTTAGGGAGACACAGGATAGGGAATAAGACTGTAGAGGGGAGCGCGGCCTTCTTAATTTCAGCATGGATAATTCTGGCAGTATATTTTGGCCGTGAGCCCTTAAAACATTTTATACCCGCCCTGGCTGGGACTCTGGCCGAGCTTTTCCCCTCCCCAATTGATGACAACCTGACTGTGCCGCTGGCTATCGGTCTGTCCTACGTGATTTTGTTTTAG